From the Juglans microcarpa x Juglans regia isolate MS1-56 chromosome 3D, Jm3101_v1.0, whole genome shotgun sequence genome, the window TAATTCCCATTTTCTAGCTATAACTCAGATGTCACccccaaagaaaaaaaggaacgtGGTGAAGGATGCATGTAAACtaccaaaaaagaaatccaaagaTCAAGATGCAACTAGTTATCGTAACTGAAAATTTTACAATTGGTATAAAAAAGACTGGTCTTGAAATCACTTTTGCATCATCTTTGTTATGGACGTTAACCATATCACATGGATGCGTTGAAGCCCTTGTAACCTGTCCATCTATAACTCAAACAATTAATCATAACCCCTTTCAAGTTTCTCATATTCGGAATTTCGAATAGGCTTTCAGGCATGCACAGTTAAGATTCCACATAAAGATTGGGCTTATGAGCCAGAACATTTCTTTGATGAGCTAGTTTCACATGTACTTTAGCTTTGATCTTAACCAAAACCGTCcaagatttttcattttcttgtgtgGTTCTTGAGTCATCAAATGGAGACTAGGAAAGAGAGAAGCTAGTACTATTACTAAGGCGGATAAACGAAATGATTTAACCCCATTTCGCACACAGCCTAAGTCACAATCATCAAGCACGTTAACCCCAAGAATCAGAGCAATTTCAAAAGCAAGCACTCCAAAATTAGGGCTTTAATAGAAAAACcctaacaaagaaaaaaggaggtGTGAGGCCAAAAACCTGCAAGGAAGAGAGCTGAGTCTCGAGGGATTGGAGGGCATCGGAAATGTTCAAAAGcctttccatttcttcttcttcttcttcttcttcttcctcctcttcttcttcttgtccttcttctcctccttgttTATTTCCATCTTCCTGTTCAGGGCCATGGCTTGGAGTAGAGGTAGCCTTGTGGATGCAATTGCTGATTTTGAATCGAAGCTCTGTGGCTCTAGCCAGTACCAACCCAATTCCCTCTTCCTCCATATATCTCTGTCCCAGTGAGTGTTCTGCGTGTAGGAGTTGGTGGCGATTTCGAGGggggtttgaactttgaattgCAATGAATGCGGTCTCAGTTGGGGGAAAGAGTTTTGCAGAACCGCCAAAATAgcttttttgtttggtttgcgAGTGTCGGTTCAATGAGAAATTAAGTGATTGTGGTGCTCTCTGAGCAGATAGAAATCTCCTCCAAAAAGTCCTACGCAcacattttttatgatttttccaaCCAATTTCTCGCCTGTGAATTAAATTTCTGATCTCTCTGTTTTTTCCTGGTGATTATGAACTATAACTCGTGATTGTTGTGTTTCGGTGCCTAAAAATTGACTGGAATCTGATCAGATATTCGAAAGAGTGCGTTACATTTAACATTGGTGAGCGGTTTAATACACAAAATCGCTTAATAAAgactttttcatatttaaatggcccaccctatatatatatatatatattctctcaAATGGcttaatttacaattatttcttaaattattgattttggCAATCATCTCATTAAACTGtcaaaatattacaataacCCATTCGTAGAAAATTTAGCATAACTACTATCCACGATACAAattatgaaaaaacaaaaagaatacaaaagttaatgaacatgtaaaaaaaaagtaacactataaaaaattagaaaacctaaaaagtaattaataattttctttccaaactcaaagaataaaaaaaaaccatggaGGGATGCATGTTATTTGACCAAAAACCATTGTCGATTTCTCGTGACATTCAGTGGTTTTGAGAAATAGCCGATAACAAATGAAGAGAACATTCAGACTGCATCATAATACCTTTTTGAATACTAACACAAATACTTTACATTACAAAATCCAGCCAAATAggaataatattagtattacaccAACCGCATGCTGCCATTCTATCAACCTATCTCTTGCTACTGTCATTCGTTTTTACATAAAAACCTATTAAAGAAATCGGCAAGATGACTGGGAATGACAGCCGAATCACAACCTCACCACTCGAACAAGATGGTGATCAAACGAACTCAAGCTTACAAGGGCAGAAGTTGTCATGGTCTTAAAAAGGGGAGCTTTCTCATTTGTCTCCCTTCTGATTTAAAGCAGCCACTTGACTTGATGCATTTCAATATATTCTCAAGCTCGACAATCTTGAGCTTCTTTGATCATCACTATTTTTGCAGAAAAAGATATCTACAATGACTTGGTAGTACGTTGCTCAACTTAGGTACTAGTCTAGTTTCTCTTGAGAAGGTTCAGTTATGATTCATCTGTCATTCTCGACACCCAGGCTGACTGCACTTTCTCACACACAGCAGAAAAAGGATAGCAATGGCTGAAGCCACTAAAATGGCCTGCCCCATGCTACTGAGCACTTATTAAGCAATGAGATTATTAAGCTAATTCTTTTGAAAGCATGTAGCGGAAAGTAAAGTTGTGAGCCATCCACTCAATTCCCTTCCAGGTTCTTTTGTGCCGACACTGCCGAATGCTCTTCCTCTGAGTATCAGGTATGAAATGCTCAACCATCTGCACCAAATCAGCCGAGCACAAACCTGAATCCTTGGCGAAAGACTCCACAATCTTAGGTAGAAGGATTTTCTGGTCTTTACGTATGCTGAAAGTTGATTGAATGTACTCTTCTTTTGCAGCCTCCAGCTCCTCAAATACTCTTTTGGATGTGTATATACGGACCTAAGTAAATGACAACCAATGAGAAAGATCCAAGGACAAAATCGAACAGTCCaagtgttttttataaaatgccAGCCATCTTAGACCCCATACTCTGGTCCAGCTTGGATCAATTATAGTTGCTGTAATTGCTGTAAAGTGAATGAATGTCAAACTACTTAAACCGTCAAGGTATCTCATTTAGACAAGAAGTTAACATTCAGCTGCGCATGGATTTATACGAGGTATTATTTCAGCTTAGACATGTGAATTTTGAATTTGCAGCCGCAGGAGTAATTCACCAATTGGGAGCAAAATTTCTCTCAGCATCAGATTGGCTCATTCAGAATCAACCTCAagaatcatttgtttgcaaTTAAAGCAGTTTCCAAGGATACATTTATCTAACAAGTACAGTAAGGATATGGGCATACCGCAGGATCAGAATAGCTGCCAGCACAAAGTGCAAAATGTAGAAGAGGTTCAGGTTGCTCAATGGCATATGCTTTCCGTGCATCTCCAAACTTGAATTTTGTCCTCGAGGAAAATAATAGCCACAACCACTgagagaaaatttgaattaaatcaGTCTCAATTGAGCAAGTAGAGAAATTTCAACCATAAATCAATAGCAAAATGTTGAGACTAACAACTGATTCCTGCCACATAAACAGGATTATATAATGTAAAACAAGTACAAAATGATTAAGGAATGGAATTTACTTGTCCAGGACGAGGCAATCTACAGCCCAGGATAGAGCTTTGTATCATGTCTACACTAATGGTGTGACCCCCAACATTATATGCAGCCTGCATCATGCACAAGCCTCATGTGAACAAACtgtaaaccattattttattcagAAATTATCAGGGAAGTGCTGTGAACCTTGAGTAGTAAAGAAATTCTCTTAAAATTGTTCTGTGGAATCCCATAAACCAAAAATGCCTGCAAGACAACAGACAACAAAATACATTGGATATGCTTCCAGGCTTGAAAGCAAAATAACAAAGCAAAGCAGAAACTGTCACGACTTTTACATGCATTACTAGTGCATTGTGGATATTAATCCAAAAGGCCAGCTTCTCCTCCTGTTTCATCTTTCTAGGATCAATTTCTTCCAACCGAGAAACAAGTGACCTGCAAGGGAataatttttcactttttcatgTCATATGTATTTGCGACATGTTTATTATAAGAACAAGTTTCTTATGCCTGAAAGTCATACTTTATTACACTTCACACAAAAATATCCAAACAAAACCCTATCTTCTATTTCATGTGGCAGTGAATTCTCTGAGTACTTGTTATAAGAGGCAACtattagaaactaagaaaaaaatcaaGGCAGCAATATGTAATCAGAAAGTCTAAACATAAAAGCACACTATGAAAATTGTATATTCAGCCAATAATTTTACATCACAACTGTAGCATATTGGTCCACAGCACCAGGGATATCCATGATGCTCCATcttgggttcataacaaatttGATCACCAAtttattattcctttttttatgttgttttctCAGCCACCAGATGGAGCATATAGGAAGTGAAATCcactgaaaacaaacaaaatagaatGACACAAGGTTTTGCGTGAgaatgagagtgagagtgagaagGCTCACCTAAATTTTCGTAGCATATATTCAGTTTCTTTTAATTTCCGACCCTCTCTACATATCAGTTGCACCTTTACCATGGTGCAGTAAGGTCCACTGAATTCTTTTGATCCATCAAAATGGAAAGGGTTATCAAAGTACGAATTGAATGAAGATAAATTCTTGCACTGCGAACTCCACTTATCACTCTGACCTTGTGCAGAATGCTGGTACAGTGATTCTGAAATTGCAACAGGCGAAGAAGGGTAATCATTGTTTGTGAAAGGTGGGTCTGCAAGTTCGCAATATATAGCTGAAATGCACTTAATCAACTCCTCAGAAAGCCAGTTTGGAGTCTCTGGAATATCATTGGAGAAACATGTCCCGAGATGCTCCGCCAGACTTAAGTTTGAAGAGGCAGTCTGGGCTTGCTGAAGAGAGAACATTTGAAGCCACAGATAAGTTACACTGATATATTGTCATTCAAGCCAACTACAAGCAGGTATATTACCAGGAAATGTTCTAGGAAAACGCTAATGTTCCCTTGAGGGGATACTAATATCCACATATAAAGTTACCTCCAGCATTGACAAAGGTAGAGAATGGTACGAGTCTACAGCTTTAGTTGGAAATTTCGTTGGCGCTAAACAAGCTGAATGCTGAGAAAGCAATGAGTGGCTGCACTGAATACTAGAATCCAGTAGCATCCGTGTTCCCCAAATATCATTGCATGCATCTGGTGGTTTAGCAATTGAATTCCGAGGAAACTTAAGATGACTGGGGCGGATGATTGAATCGTCTTTCTCTGACATAATATCATATTCAGCCACTTCAATAATTTCGTCGTGCATGACTGAAGTCGATTTAGATCTTCCCTCCACGTTGGATGGATTTGATTGTTGTTGATTAAATTTTTTCCGATACATACAAAGAAGATATTGTTCCAAATATGCAACTTCCAATTCTAAGACTGCAATTTCCTTTATCAGTTCTTGGGCAGGCTGAATTCAAGCAAAAGGAATATCAAGCATTTGTGAAAAGCAAAATAAGCAAGTAGTATGGCACATATCAAGTTCAGTGGATTATTCTTCTGCACATATCGCTAGTAAAGGAAGACAGAGGAAATGTTTATAGCTTGTCTGGTATTTAAAGTATGTGATCTGCATTGTAGGAAGTAGACATTTTACAAAGAGAACTTACCTCAGGAATTGAGTTTTCTTTAGTAGCATCATATGAGAGAGGCCGATGACTTAATGCCTTCTCTAATGCACGACGTACTACAAATTGGTCCCGTAATTGTCTTTGAAGCTGTAGAACCTGTAGAAGATACAAAGTGAATGTACTGTAAATTACCAAATGCATGTTAATTACAAGAAGTCATTCTATTGTTCTGGACTGAACCTTGACAAAGTTACACAGCCTCACAACTCAGAAAACTCGAAATTTATACCTCTTGTTTCAAAGAACTTTGAATGTCAGTGTTCATAGTTTGCCTCTTCTTGGCTTGAATACAGGCCGTAGGTTTTCCCAAGTCCTCCTGGGAAAAAAACAgggtaaatataaaaaaacaattagatAGACCAAACTTGAAAGTGAGAAGAGCATTTATTCTGATTTCTGAATGATTGCTTATTACCAAAATCTAGTATGACTACTCttgtttgcaaaaaaaattcaaaagtagTTCGTATAAGGTAATAAAAGAAGTAGCCACTGCATTGTACTCAGGGTTGTTGTTTAGGGgacattaaaaaatgataagaaaaatagttttctgACTTTAACGTTTGCATAATACAAGGAAAACCTTCAGCAAAATGTTCTTGCATTGGTGAAGTAAGAGCATCAAACAGATAATTGAGTTTCTTACCATGTTAACTTGATATGGGGATTCAAGGATACTATGTAATCTATCTGccttgaattttcttttaattggaTCACTGttgatgtaaaagaaaaaagatagagTCACAATAGAACACAGGAAAAGACATTATGGAAGTTTAAGCAGATATATTCTATTCGAATTTACTTGCTACTGGAAAGCAAGGACGACCCAAAATTTTTGAGTCTACAATCTCTACCTTCTGATTAAGTAATGCATTCTATCGCCataacttgaaaaaataaaaacacttcTTGCTTAATGCTTGACTCATATATACAGTCATAATAAAAGTAGTTCAAACTTCTTGTACGGAAGAAGCTCAGGTTTTCACTTCCAGGAAATTAAAATCCAGCTTTATTTTCAAGATTACATTCATAAAGCACATAGAAGATCAAAGAGGCAAAGCATCAGACAGCTAATGGGATTTAGCTTCTTTTCCAGTTCAAGAAAACCATGGCTTGACAAGGGATTAGGATTAAATGAAAgaactaaataaaaattttatctttgcTGAATATAGAGCTACCTCGTAGAACGCTTGtgtcttgaaattttttcttccatgaagtTGAATGCTTTCAAACTAGAACCCCGCCACTCTGTTTCATGCATGGTAGTATCAGAATTGGCTTCAACCCCACGGTTAAAAGATTCCCTGAAACAACATTAATTGCAGCAAACGCAACCATCAGATATGAACGATTGCCTCAACAGAGAAGCGAACAGGGTTACGAATACATCCAAGGAACATTAATTGTAACACAGCAAAAACCCAACTCAAAAGCAACAGAACACATACTGATAGAATGAGACTGACTACTCACggagatgtgttttttttttttttttttttaaagttgaacAAAATTTAGTGGTGCTACGACCGAGTTTTCGGctatatataattcaaaaccAGAAACCCCATTAATTTGTCCTTTCGATACAAGAGAACTAACGAAATAGTGCAAAGATAACGTGCTAAAGTATATATGCTATACAGTACAAAGTACCCTAAAAGGTTGTCATTTTTTTGACTAGTCCCTTGTCTAAGAAAGTTATACCACCTTTCAAGCTTTAGCAATGGTGGGCTTTTTGCATTGCATTAAAAGAAGTTAGCCTGTTCGTGGCGTTTGATTGAAGACTGATATGTAAAAGTAGAACTCAGCCATTTTAAATAGGtacaaagagacaacaacagTTTGGTGCAAAagagatctatatatatatatatatatatatatatatacagagaatAGGAGATCGTGGTACATGGACCTTCTTACGGTTGAAAGTAAAAAGGAAAGTACACTCGGTATGGTTGTTATGCCATGTGACCAGTTAAATACAAAAATGTTCCTTGTGTGAGCATGATTTTAGTTGCCCATTTCTTTGATGCGAGGAATActtgcatgcattttatttcattgtgaAAGTGGtattcaaaaaaagatgaacaaCATTTCAATATATACTAGTTTATCATCTCGATTCGAGATATCTTACGTCCATTTCCGTTATTTGGTAATTTTCTCTCAGTCCGTTCGGTGCTGCATAGAAAATGAGAGTTGCTAACAACACTGGAAGGAGGATTATAGTGGTGTTGGTCCCTAAGCCTGAAAGAGAAGCACttggaaaaaagaaaggcaACCTCAAAAGGGCTGAAAGGTGAATGGGAAAGTTAAAACAGTGTCTGATTGACATGAAATGACTGGTTTGGTGGGCTTTCCTTTGTCCAATCCCTCTGGGGAAACAATTAGGATACAACCAATTTGTCCAGTCAAAAAACATGCTGAAGAAAAAGGTTCTTGCCTCTTTTTGGGATGCGGTGctatgcagaaaaaaaaaaagtctatagATATTGAAGAAAGGGAAACCTGCAAAATGTTTCAGAGCAGATAGCTGACAAATGACACTAGTTAGGTTGAACATGCCCATCTAGAGTTGACATTTCGTGCAAGACGGCCGGTTATGCTGTGGGCAATACAATTAGGGTTCATGTAAAGGAAGGATCAACGAGACCAAAAGTTCGAAGCCATCATGGACTAAACAATTTTCCTTTCCTCTTGCTCTTGCAAATTAGAAATAGTTCTTGACACATCTCATATCATTAGAATTCGATGCTTGCTGTAGAAATTACCCAGCTGGGGGGGAGGACATTATCAACACACAAGACATACATCCTCCTTGAATATTTTGGTAATAGGCCAGGGGTTTGGGATTTGAGCACGTTGTTTCTCCCTCTCCTACATGTGATTTGGCCCTTGGGTGttgttttccaaaaatgatttgtctacatttttttaattttcgaTTCATACCAGACATCTATCAATCTTTGTCCTTCTCACAGCAGTGCTTCTGGGATGTTCCTGTATGAGGCATTCTCTCTAGTCTCTAATGCTTCTCAATTCTCAGTATAGAACAAGCTCGTGATCTTCTATTTTACCTATTGTTTcctcttttattatttggacATAAAGAACACGATAAGACTGGATATATGATACATTTGTATATTGTCCTCATTATTAGTCACAGTGACAGAGCAACCCcttcaaaagaaaaccaattcatatatattattgtcaTTTTAGGCTTTACGTTTGGTTGTTAGACTGCATTGAAATCAACTcaatttagtctaattttaaattgaatctaacattcaaacatacaattaaattcatctcaattcaaaatttttttacaagtgaGACCTACAATCATTTTTAACTCAACACCTATTTAAACGCGAaactcacaacttttttcaaatttttatagatatatctaaacttattttaacatccaaatatatataaattcatcttaagtgAGCTCCACAAAacttatttcatcatttcaactcactactatttataaaaaattcagtttatctcaactcagttcaacatcaaATACAACTCTAATTGTGCATAACCTTAAACTATATACAATGGGGTACACTttaagttttttcatttttttatcattttattttaaatatttttttaacatcctaaatcactaagaaaaaattaaaaaaatatatatataactttactaatactcacttctttaatcattaagtaaaataaaaaataaattaaatataaattaaatagtaaataaacagtaataaaataataaccctatcattattcatatacaATTAAATAGGGCAGTTAACTATGTTTTAAGAAGTTTCTAGTTTGctattcaaaaaaaaagaaaagaaaagaagtttttaGTTTGGATTCAAGCTGATGGTCAACTTGGAAAAATCCGTACTGGggaatcaaaacaaaatagaaatccTAACAATGTTTGGTTTTCATTTATCGATGTCaataaaaaaagggtaaaagaaaaaacaaacattttcGTTCTCGAGCAAGTCAAAGTCGCCAATTTTCAAAGAAACTGACAGACATGCTTGcggtttattaaaaatatggtGTTTCGATTATGGCTTTGGATAGTTGAAAACTAATAACTAAAGAAAAAGAGTCGTACAAACACCAATGTCATTAGAATGAGTGCAAGAGATAACTACGAGAAAAAGGTAAAACTTAGAAAGATGCATTTGTCATTATCTGTTGTTGTAAAATGTATTGAAATCGGCCACAACCTTTTGTTTAAGCATTGTCATCGTTTTCAATTTTCCAGGTAATTAGATGATCTAAAATGGTCTAAACTCCAAGAGAAAAAATGGGTTCTCTTTTCTTGAGTGTGCTGGAACTTAATACATGCACAAACCCATCGCATTCTTTAACACATGATTGGATTGAAGTGAGAAAGGGAAACATCCCGACTTCAAACTCCATCATTAGAAGTTCATGATTCTAAATAAGACAGAAGAAGTAcgtcaaacaaaacataacaatCTATTAAGGGGAGCTCCACTTTGGTAATACAGCCTGcctgcattaaaaaaatatgcattcaacttataatttgttattaaaCCATCCATGTTCGCAGTCCCCGAAGTCAAGTGAAGTTTCTCTCAACTAATGGAAAGGAATCTTTTCTTCGAGATCAACGAAAATTTGGTTCCATCTTATCCCACGAACGAGCAGAGTTTCttggagggagggagagagagagagagaggatctgTAGGGAATCAAAACCCAGATGAGAAGCACATCAAAGGTGAACTTTCCAAAGGCATTGCAGCAGATTAGTCAATGCAAATGATGAGAGCAAAAAGGCATCTGCTTCTGGACTAGGcccttcttcttctactcctgCTCTGTAATCTATAGACACTAcaaatctaaaatcatttttttaatgcagtAGTCATCCACTCAATATTTGTAAAATGTGTCTGTAAATCGAATCGTCGATAATTGAGAGCAAGGTATTCATGCAATTTGAACAGGCAAAAAGAAGCAACTAGAATAAGAAACGTTACAGCTTGGACTGGGCATGAACTCCAAACAAATACACATAGATTGATTGGTACAATTAGCTGTCAAATGCTAAATTGTCAGGTCGATATTATTACGACCCATTACAATTCAATTACCATCGGGATGAATAGCCACCTACACAACGAATATGATCTTGCCATAGCCACCCATTTGCTTTGGAATAAAATATGCCTATGCATGTATACCCCAACTCATGGTAAGGTAGCCACAATGCTGCGttattgagctgagttgagctttttataaatagtaatgagttgagatagtggaGTGAATTTTGTAGAgtccacttaagatgagtttgtgtttggatgttaaaatgaatttagatatatttataagaagttgaaaaatgttataggtCTCGCGTGTAAagaaatgttgaattgaaaaaggttgtgagtcccacgtgtaaagaggttttgagttgaaatgaatttaataatttgagaattagatgtttgaatgttagactcagtttaaaattaaactgaattgaattgatctCAATTGAGTTTATCAACCAAACGGAACCTGTCCTCTGTTCCGTACCATTCACTACAGGAAGATAAACAGGTGGCTTTGTGGCTTTAACTGGAAAGAGCTGGAGGGTTATAGAGTCGTATCATGGACAAAACCAAACTTTCGCTTGAAATTATCTTTCTTGTACCATATCATGTACTTCTTCTAGGGCTTACTCTTCCCATTTGTATTTCAGACTGAGAAAAAGggttttttttgtcttttgtttttcgGTTCCTATGGTTAGTTGCTCTCTCTCGAGAGCCAATCTCAGCTCCTAAATCACTAGCTCCTTTCCTTCTGGCTCCTAGCGATTTGAATCTTTCTGCTACTGGATTACTAATGAATCTTTCTCCTTTCCTTCTGGCTCCTAGGTAAGGTCAAAGGTAATTGTCTCAAATCTCAAACTACAAAAGGGCGGGCGTGGATTACCACTGGTTGCAGGCTCACTCCCAAACATAGCCAGTTCGATTTACCTCAATTCATCAGAATTAAGTGTAGCTTTAATACCCCCACCCCCGCGCgacacaataaaattaaaaggcaATGAAAATAACTAAACCAGAAAAGTGAAACATTGAAGATATGTGAGTGTAACTTTATTCAGTGATACAATTATCTACAAATTGCTCAAAATGTAGAGCCTAGTTAAACAAATGGAAATTAGAGAATAACCTTATCAAGAggaaatatcaaattttttgaGATCTAGCTTTGCGAGTATGGCCCATGCTATTCACCATATCCTTACGGGTGCAGACAGGGAACATATTTACATTCTTCAGCACTCTTAGCTGCCTCAGCACATAAGGGAAGCTGAGTTGGTCACGTGAAGTAAAACGAACCACCTCATTAAACCAGAGGCACATAAACAAATTTGTCAAAGGCGTGTGCTCCCTCACAATTACAGAAGCTTCAGCTAAAGCTGTGCATAAAACAATGTTAGGATCAGCTCACATAAAAATGGATACATTTGATTCTCAATGAAAtgtgaattaattaaatatctcATCCCTTTCATGTGTTTAAGATAATAGCTTTAgcttttttaaactattttttcagtatttttccTGTTGACTGGCTTTCTGTTCATAAACATTaaaatttcagaaaattttaaaCCTATCCCCCCTCTTGAGCTCAAACACGCACATCGCCACCTTCCAATAACAATCTTTTGACCTATTGTCAATCGATTGCCACACCCCCTTTCACTACAAATTCCAACTGCATTCATCTTGTCCAATAAAACTCCACTCAGAGACACAACCCTTCCAGTGAAACTTCAAGAACAAAGATTGAGGTAGTAAAAGAGGGGAATTGTCACATCAGTAACAATTAGACAAAGAATGAGAAGGTAATATGAAAGGACAAGGAGGGTAATAAATGGAgtgaagtttatatatatatataggtataaaTGGAGTGAAGTTTAGAAGATAAAATGACAGATTTCCTATTTATCGCAGAAACTAAAGCTTTTTATATCAAGACTTGCCTGGAGCAATTGGAGCAAGGTTGTGTCTGAAGATTGATTTAGAACAATAGTGGTATAGCAGTTTAACTagagaaattttttaatttttatcttggCAGGAGAAGAAACTGGACTAGAAATAGAAGCACACCTTTCTTTCCATTGAACCTTTTTTCATCAGGAAAGCCATCGTGATGGTACTGAGACAGCTGCACCTCAACTT encodes:
- the LOC121254512 gene encoding uncharacterized protein LOC121254512 isoform X1, translated to MHETEWRGSSLKAFNFMEEKISRHKRSTSDPIKRKFKADRLHSILESPYQVNMEDLGKPTACIQAKKRQTMNTDIQSSLKQEVLQLQRQLRDQFVVRRALEKALSHRPLSYDATKENSIPEPAQELIKEIAVLELEVAYLEQYLLCMYRKKFNQQQSNPSNVEGRSKSTSVMHDEIIEVAEYDIMSEKDDSIIRPSHLKFPRNSIAKPPDACNDIWGTRMLLDSSIQCSHSLLSQHSACLAPTKFPTKAVDSYHSLPLSMLEQAQTASSNLSLAEHLGTCFSNDIPETPNWLSEELIKCISAIYCELADPPFTNNDYPSSPVAISESLYQHSAQGQSDKWSSQCKNLSSFNSYFDNPFHFDGSKEFSGPYCTMVKVQLICREGRKLKETEYMLRKFRSLVSRLEEIDPRKMKQEEKLAFWINIHNALVMHAFLVYGIPQNNFKRISLLLKAAYNVGGHTISVDMIQSSILGCRLPRPGQWLWLLFSSRTKFKFGDARKAYAIEQPEPLLHFALCAGSYSDPAVRIYTSKRVFEELEAAKEEYIQSTFSIRKDQKILLPKIVESFAKDSGLCSADLVQMVEHFIPDTQRKSIRQCRHKRTWKGIEWMAHNFTFRYMLSKELA
- the LOC121254512 gene encoding uncharacterized protein LOC121254512 isoform X2, which codes for MNTDIQSSLKQEVLQLQRQLRDQFVVRRALEKALSHRPLSYDATKENSIPEPAQELIKEIAVLELEVAYLEQYLLCMYRKKFNQQQSNPSNVEGRSKSTSVMHDEIIEVAEYDIMSEKDDSIIRPSHLKFPRNSIAKPPDACNDIWGTRMLLDSSIQCSHSLLSQHSACLAPTKFPTKAVDSYHSLPLSMLEQAQTASSNLSLAEHLGTCFSNDIPETPNWLSEELIKCISAIYCELADPPFTNNDYPSSPVAISESLYQHSAQGQSDKWSSQCKNLSSFNSYFDNPFHFDGSKEFSGPYCTMVKVQLICREGRKLKETEYMLRKFRSLVSRLEEIDPRKMKQEEKLAFWINIHNALVMHAFLVYGIPQNNFKRISLLLKAAYNVGGHTISVDMIQSSILGCRLPRPGQWLWLLFSSRTKFKFGDARKAYAIEQPEPLLHFALCAGSYSDPAVRIYTSKRVFEELEAAKEEYIQSTFSIRKDQKILLPKIVESFAKDSGLCSADLVQMVEHFIPDTQRKSIRQCRHKRTWKGIEWMAHNFTFRYMLSKELA